In Hydra vulgaris chromosome 06, alternate assembly HydraT2T_AEP, a genomic segment contains:
- the LOC100199488 gene encoding uncharacterized protein LOC100199488 isoform X1 gives MSHSESSHEATLWTFEEKQRFVNGLSMGPPIRKPDGNVDWVRLKKIVGTKTLKEVKDFANYFNSIEQGFFYPEFQTKAAVDVWRYLATCLSKDDSIADACVPQVLTVAGFEPVGCSSSPTDCSPNYQNIYNYLAAATRGTNLPDVSPIDAAVILELLEDVVRSLSCSETLIQRDFMHKRYSELRNIMVAGHVEKPDVCSNSTNPFAIPYEILDFKNAK, from the exons ATGTCACATAGCGAAAGTTCGCACGAAGCTACTCTTTggacttttgaagaaaaacaaaGGTTTGTCAATG gATTGAGTATGGGACCACCTATTCGCAAACCAGACGGAAATGTTGATTGggttcgattaaaaaaaattgtgggaactaaaactttaaaagaagtaaaagattttgcaaattattttaattcaattgaACAAGGATTTTTTTATCCTGAATTTCAAACAAAAGCAGCTGTTGATGTCTGGAGGTATCTTGCAACATGTCTTTCTAAGG ATGATTCCATTGCTGATGCTTGTGTTCCGCAAGTTCTTACTGTGGCAGGATTTGAACCAGTTGGTTGTTCAAGTTCTCCAACTGATTGTTCTCCAAattaccaaaatatatataactatctAGCTGCTGCCACTCGTGGCACAAATCTCCCAGATGTTTCGCCAATTGATGCCGCTGTAATCTTAGAGCTTCTTGAAGATGTTGTTAGATCTTTATCCTGTTCAGAAACATTGATTCAAAGAGATTTTATGCATAAAAGATATTCAGAACTTAGAAATATTATGGTTGCTGGCCATGTTGAAAAACCAGACGTTTGTTCAAACTCAACGAACCCTTTTGCAATTCCTTATGAaattttagactttaaaaatgcaaagtaa
- the LOC100199488 gene encoding uncharacterized protein LOC100199488 isoform X3 has protein sequence MGPPIRKPDGNVDWVRLKKIVGTKTLKEVKDFANYFNSIEQGFFYPEFQTKAAVDVWRYLATCLSKDDSIADACVPQVLTVAGFEPVGCSSSPTDCSPNYQNIYNYLAAATRGTNLPDVSPIDAAVILELLEDVVRSLSCSETLIQRDFMHKRYSELRNIMVAGHVEKPDVCSNSTNPFAIPYEILDFKNAK, from the exons ATGGGACCACCTATTCGCAAACCAGACGGAAATGTTGATTGggttcgattaaaaaaaattgtgggaactaaaactttaaaagaagtaaaagattttgcaaattattttaattcaattgaACAAGGATTTTTTTATCCTGAATTTCAAACAAAAGCAGCTGTTGATGTCTGGAGGTATCTTGCAACATGTCTTTCTAAGG ATGATTCCATTGCTGATGCTTGTGTTCCGCAAGTTCTTACTGTGGCAGGATTTGAACCAGTTGGTTGTTCAAGTTCTCCAACTGATTGTTCTCCAAattaccaaaatatatataactatctAGCTGCTGCCACTCGTGGCACAAATCTCCCAGATGTTTCGCCAATTGATGCCGCTGTAATCTTAGAGCTTCTTGAAGATGTTGTTAGATCTTTATCCTGTTCAGAAACATTGATTCAAAGAGATTTTATGCATAAAAGATATTCAGAACTTAGAAATATTATGGTTGCTGGCCATGTTGAAAAACCAGACGTTTGTTCAAACTCAACGAACCCTTTTGCAATTCCTTATGAaattttagactttaaaaatgcaaagtaa